From one Anopheles bellator chromosome 1, idAnoBellAS_SP24_06.2, whole genome shotgun sequence genomic stretch:
- the LOC131206302 gene encoding uncharacterized protein LOC131206302 has protein sequence MATAVSLLAKLHSSAFDQTQHHHHHKHFPPCGQPGPEVAVLHRTILGSRQRGDQHLEQQLHVQQQHQQQQQQQLQQPNPLEALDFHLLCRSFEEEFEQMEFSGDASTYQYQQQQQQQQQQGSPQQLPAVQPSRRQQDFEQITSGYNLDNEDTYSGSPNNFQEYQNNFVDSPPDSKESWSVDYNKMHTAITASTSASNDTTNSSATVTAVAVTTAAVAVATVAASQQQQQQQQQNQQQQQQPQQQPDAAATYISNAILPSRKRRMEWLSPQEEDTDGTDTKIANIDKERDARRKGSMRWADELDLDLSNELSSNGYISDSLLNFPVFKQELPSPPQKPQQQQQQQHQQQQQQQQQQHQLQQQQQALLQQHGAGTTDHSQHSTAAPAGLQQPLGAAGNGGAAGVSPGNGGNSHQQQQQPQQQQHHQQQPQVAQFPQQQQQQAVPNALNSGQGLISNPAIGTGLSTLQTFLQNNRLDTDNNGAVLQMNQDGTLGVASRGEKAHDDHNRFQYVLAAATSIATKNNEESLTYLNQGQSYEIKLKKLGDLSPFRGKILKSIIKICFHERRLQYMEREQMQLWQVSRPGERILDVDIPLSYGLLQVQPTNNNLLNTIEVFWDPMKEVGVYVKVNCISTEFTPKKHGGEKGVPFRIQVETYIDNGGLQNGASNGTAGDDKDTVRPLHAAACQIKVFKLKGADRKHKQDREKILKRPATEQEKYQRSCDCTILSDITTDSVLLPLGGSFSPDHIKRNVSPLLGGGPTSPAQYTKLETIMSTVLQCNGNVNVGSKPTATIAAAVAAAVQSSNANNPIGISNVSSTNGLCKPLIDHQQAVLSPQQPPSELDDYVPCITRETSPGGVAQWLAVHRLSAYGKMFAQFSGSDILRMSKDDLCKICGLADGIRMFNILHSKAITPRLTIYVSFEANIYHAIYLHLNTIAELVQNLSKVPGFLEAINALNTPNSTTSETSGWNGGSFGGIRPSGGGGVLKLATQNGNGPHQSVPSPASPISSSSCGPKLQLLINGPSGIQVLLTEDVLNNVRDETLFQLELKPNGNILMKAVHSPGAPGDGSIDDDGN, from the exons ATGGCGACGGCCGTATCTCTGTTGGCCAAACTACACAGCAGTGCCTTTGACCAGAcacagcatcaccatcaccacaagCACTTTCCACCGTGCGGccaaccgggaccggaagtggccgttCTGCACCGTACGATCCTCGGTAGCCGGCAACGGGGAGACCAGCACCTGGAGCAACAGCTGCacgtacagcagcagcatcagcagcaacagcaacagcagcttcagcagccCAATCCGCTCGAAGCATTGGATTTCCATCTGCTGTGCCGCTCGTTCGAGGAAGAGTTCGAACAAATGGAATTTTCCGGTGACGCCAGCACGTACCaatatcagcagcagcagcaacagcaacagcaacaaggtTCACCACAACAACTGCCGGCGGTGCAGCCCAGCAGACGGCAGCAAGATTTCGAACAG ATCACTTCCGGTTACAACCTGGATAACGAGGACACGTACAGCGGTTCGCCGAACAACTTCCAGGAGTATCAGAACAACTTTGTCGACTCCCCACCGGATTCGAAGGAGTCGTGGTCGGTGGACTACAACAAAATGCACACCGCGATCACCGCGTCGACCAGCGCCAGTAACGATACAACCAACTCATCGGCCACGGTCACTGCGGTTGCGGTCACAACCGCTGCCGTAGCGGTCGCAACTGTTGCCGCTtctcaacagcagcagcagcagcagcagcagaaccaacagcaacaacagcagccgcagcagcagccagacgCGGCTGCCACCTACATTAGCAACGCAATCCTGCCGAGTCGCAAGCGACGTATGGAGTGGCTGTCCCCGCAGGAGGAGGATACCGATGGTACCGATACGAAGATCGCCAATATCGATAAGGAGCGTGACGCACGGCGCAAGG GAAGCATGCGTTGGGCAGACGaactcgatctcgatctcaGCAACGAGCTGTCGAGCAACGGTTACATCAG TGATTCGTTGCTGAACTTTCCCGTGTTCAAACAGGAGCTCCCTTCACCGCCGCAAAAG ccgcaacagcaacaacagcagcagcaccaacaacagcagcagcagcaacagcaacagcatcagcttcaacaacagcaacaagcacTACTGCAGCAGCACGGAGCAGGAACCACTGACCACTCACAGCActccacagcagcaccagcaggatTGCAGCAGCCGCTTGGTGCAGCAGGAAACGGTGGTGCCGCTGGAGTGAGCCCTGGCAATGGAGGCAATtctcaccagcagcagcagcagccacaacaacagcaacatcaccagcagcagccgcaggtGGCTCAAtttccgcagcagcagcaacaacaagcgGTACCAAATGCCCTCAACAGCGGGCAAGGATTGATAAGCAACCCTGCGATCGGTACTGGGCTCAGCACTCTGCAAACGTTTTTGCAAAATAACCGCCTTGATACGGACAACAATGGAG CTGTGCTGCAGATGAATCAGGATGGAACGCTAGGAGTAGCATCACGCGGCGAGAAAGCACACGACGATCACAATCG GTTCCAGTACGTACTGGCGGCGGCAACGTCGATAGCCACGAAGAACAATGAAGAATCTCTCACGTACCTTAACCAGGGTCAAAGTTACGAAATCAAGCTCAAGAAGCTCGGCGATCTGTCCCCGTTTCGGGGCAAGATTTTGAAAAGTATtataaaaatatgcttccacGAGCGCCGCCTGCAGTACATGGAGCGGGAGCAGATGCAACTTTGGCAGGTTTCCCGTCCAGGTGAACGAATTCTCGAC GTCGACATTCCGCTGTCGTACGGGCTGCTGCAGGTACAACCCACAAACAATAATCTACTCAACACGATCGAGGTGTTCTGGGATCCGATGAAGGAGGTCGGCGTTTACGTAAAGGTGAACTGCATTTCGACGGAGTTTACACCGAAAAAGCACGGCGGTGAAAAGGGTGTTCCGTTTCGGATTCAGGTTGAAACCTATATCGATAACGGCGGGCTGCAGAACGGAGCAAGCAATGGTACCGCAGGAGACGATAAGGACACGGTACGACCGCTCCACGCCGCAGCTTGTCAGATAAAG GTGTTTAAACTGAAAGGAGCAGaccgcaaacacaaacaagaTCGGGAGAAAATACTCAAACGTCCCGCCACGGAGCAAGAAAAGTATCAACGAAGCTGCGATTGCACAATACTGTCGGACATTACGACCGATTCCGTGCTGCTCCCGCTTGGAGGAAGCTTCAGTCCCGACCA cATTAAGCGCAACGTATCTCCACTGTTGGGCGGAGGTCCGACATCGCCCGCACAGTACACGAAGCTGGAGACCATTATGTCGACCGTGCTGCAGTGCAACGGGAATGTTAATGTTGGTAGCAAACCAACGGCCACCATTGCGGCCGCAGTGGCTGCAGCCGTCCAGAGCAGCAACGCCAACAATCCGATCGGCATCAGCAACGTTAGCTCGACGAACGGGCTCTGCAAACCCCTGATAGATCATCAGCAGGCCGTGCTGTCACCACAGCAACCTCCGAGCGAACTCGACGATTATGTGCCGTGCATTACGCGCGAAACTAGCCCCGGAGGCGTCGCGCAGTGGTTGGCCGTCCATCGCCTGTCGGCCTACGGGAAAATGTTTGCAcagttttccggttccgacaTACTGAG AATGTCGAAAGATGACCTATGCAAAATCTGCGGACTTGCGGATGGCATTAGAATGTTTAACATTCTTCATTCGAA GGCCATCACGCCGCGCCTCACGATCTACGTCAGCTTCGAGGCTAACATTTACCACGCGATCTATCTGCATCTGAACACGATCGCCGAGCTGGTGCAAAATCTGTCGAAAGTTCCCGGCTTCCTGGAGGCGATCAATGCTCTCAATACACCAAATTCTACGACGTCGGAGACCAGCGGTTGGAATGGCGGCTCGTTTGGTGGTATTCGGCccagtggtggcggtggagtcCTTAAGCTGGCCACTCAAAATGGTAATGGCCCGCATCAGTCGGTGCCTTCGCCCGCATCGCCGATCTCTTCGTCATCCTGTGGCCCCAAGCTGCAGTTGCTGATCAATGGGCCGAGCGGAATACAGGTTCTGCTCACGGAGGACGTGCTGAACAACGTGCGGGACGAGACGCTGTTTCAGCTTGAGCTGAAACCGAACGGCAATATTCTGATGAAAGCGGTCCACAGCCCAGGAGCACCCGGtgacggatcgatcgatgacgaCGGCAATTAA
- the LOC131206303 gene encoding uncharacterized protein LOC131206303 isoform X1: MATDNGYLENPFEEALHSVALSELLKDDEKRSLAQQFQENLRTLSDMFVNLSDEDKQKFAQEFKGKFVKTLSHLNEFSKQKKLAQAMGSGAATAQADDLRNQFTVAGSISAVVGVLFTDGSLWPTPLGYAMLACMLLLLSFFGYKLYLSLTEKERKREEKLKAKQEKTKKKK, translated from the exons ATGGCAACGGACAACGGCTATCTGGAGAACCCTTTCGAAGAGGCACTCCACTCGGTGGCCCTTTCCGAGCTGCTGAAGGACGACGAAAAGCGATCGTTGGCGCAACAGTTTCAGGAAAATTTGCGCACCCTGTCCGACATGTTTGTTAACCTTTCGGATGAAGATAAGCAAAAGTTCGCGCAAGAGTTTAAGGGAAAGTTTGTTAAAACGTTGTCGcatttgaatgaattttcgaagcagaaaaaactcGCACAAGCGATGGGCAGCGGAGCTGCGACGGCTCAAGCGGACGATCTTCGCAATCAGTTCACAGTGGCAGGATCGATCAGTGCCGTGGTGGGAGTACTTTTCACCGACGGTTCCTTATGGCCAACGCCACTCGGGTACGCCATGTTGGCATGCATGTTACTGCTGTTGT CATTTTTCGGCTACAAACTTTACCTATCGCTCACCGAGAAGGAGCGCAAGCGGGAGGAAAAGCTGAAGGCGAAACaggagaaaacgaagaagaagaaatga
- the LOC131216788 gene encoding uncharacterized protein LOC131216788, translating into MKLPVLLFGLVCYAVASESPGFFIKLSKSVPRIGRRGDLENFFLKQSKSVPRIGRRAGGYYLPREGATPEPEGSASNWFERYMKTVKRVAPEEAGKSYKKIRPLDLNHIIDILSDDLFFGSDLKFISWEVLDEALEEDPELLQKLGSLARDKEVQQLKKMLGEHGDEQIQYVPIDRNEINAASSRAYMYRLDRATDPTKERLEYQQ; encoded by the exons ATGAAGCTTCCAGTGCTGTTGTTCGGCCTCGTCTGTTACGCCGTGGCCAGCGAATCACCCGGATTTTTCATCAAACTCTCCAAGAGTGTGCCGCGCATCGGACGACGTGGCGATTTGGAAAACTTCTTCctcaaacaatcgaaaagcgTTCCCAGGATTGGGCGTCGCGCAGGAGGATACTAC CTCCCACGTGAAGGagcaacaccggaaccggaaggaagcgctTCGAACTGGTTCGAGCGGTACATGAAAACGGTGAAACGAGTTGCGCCGGAGGAAGCTGGCAAGTCGTACAAGAAGATCCGACCACTCGATCTGAATCACATCATCGATATTCTTTCGGACGATCTGTTCTTCGGGTCCGACCTAAAATTCATCTCCTGGGAGGTGTTGGACGAGGCCCTCGAGGAAGACCCGGAACTGTTGCAGAAGCTGGGCTCACTAGCTCGGGACAAAGAGGTGCAGCAGCTGAAGAAAATGCTCGGTGAGCACGGCGATGAGCAGATACAGTATGTCCCCATTGATCGCAACGAGATCAatgcggccagcagcagggcgTACATGTACAGATTGGACCGCGCGACCGATCCGACCAAGGAGCGTCTCGAGTACCAGCAGTGA
- the LOC131205509 gene encoding uncharacterized protein LOC131205509, whose product MEQDIIKCPNSHVFSYLANKMRIDIENPLLQSHRQRETTGIKKLYNSFFVMF is encoded by the coding sequence ATGGAGCAGGATATAATTAAGTGTCCGAACAGTCACGTCTTCTCGTACCTCGCCAACAAGATGCGGATAGACATTGAGAATCCCCTGCTACAGAGTCACCGTCAGCGCGAAACCACCGGGATCAAAAAGCTGTACAATTCGTTTTTCGTTATGTTCTAA
- the LOC131206303 gene encoding uncharacterized protein LOC131206303 isoform X2 produces MEDVAEDVFNSIGSEGPAAAAGGHAAAGGPSGADGEGFKMPTMEEFLGMLESMDGLSDEEKAQLRAEVTQNSLRQRLQAGFNDYLVFVVMIGIMLAVFAFFGYKLYLSLTEKERKREEKLKAKQEKTKKKK; encoded by the exons ATGGAGGACGTGGCAGAAGAtgtgttcaattcgatcgGTTCCGAGGGACCCGCTGCGGCTGCAGGGGggcatgctgctgccggcggtcCTTCTGGGGCCGATGGTGAAGGATTCAAGATGCCCACGATGGAAGAGTTCCTCGGCATGCTAGAATCAATGGATGGTCTGTCGGACGAGGAGAAGGCTCAGCTACGGGCAGAGGTGACACAAAATTCCCTGCGCCAAAGACTCCAGGCCGGATTCAACGATTACCTGGTGTTCGTGGTAATGATCGGTATAATGTTGGCCGTTTTCG CATTTTTCGGCTACAAACTTTACCTATCGCTCACCGAGAAGGAGCGCAAGCGGGAGGAAAAGCTGAAGGCGAAACaggagaaaacgaagaagaagaaatga
- the LOC131215603 gene encoding origin recognition complex subunit 4 encodes MKQDEVHETRRFIKSRLLRDRATFRGYEAERQHIRDLLLRTAERGESNSALLLGPRGCGKTTLLTSVLTELLPMKTFHRNTLIVYLNGLIHTDDRQALKSATAQMRLENAVDGKVFGSFAENLAFLLDCLKSGDRQTSKSVIILLEEFDLFCAHHKQTLLYNLFDVAQSAQAPICVVGVTARLDVVQLLEKRVKSRFSHRQIFLQSFDTDFDARLKLFEELLKLPTEQDVRKYNETHPRIPQQIIETNEELVLLRNVFDPREFSFSSKWATQWNRQIVALVKNPSVRTALQLIYDYEVIEGPFRMLLFELVSALDEENPAITCEWIQQLAKSYEADDKVALVAGLSALEICLLVAMKHHSEIYDRDPFNFEMILTRFGKFANASSTMQGVERAVSLKAFEHLKGLELIAPLPGGGSSKVQKEYQLHRLLLTYGQINQAVQRMAFLPTEITQWAQSSLI; translated from the exons ATGAAACAGGATGAAGTGCACGAAACGCGACGGTTTATCAAATCCCGGTTACTCCGAGATCGTGCTACATTCCGTGGATATGAAGCCGAGCGGCAGCATATTCGTGATTTGCTGCTCCGTACCGCCGAACGCGGGGAATCCAACAGCGCGCTGCTGCTTGGTCCTCGCGGATGCGGCAAAACAACG CTCCTCACTTCTGTGTTGACCGAACTACTGCCGATGAAAACGTTCCATCGGAACACGCTTATCGTTTACCTTAACGGCCTTATACACACCGATGATCGACAAGCCCTGAAGTCGGCCACCGCACAGATGCGGCTTGAGAATGCGGTTGATGGGAAGGTGTTTGGCTCGTTTGCCGAAAACCTGGCCTTCCTGCTCGACTGCCTGAAGTCGGGCGACCGGCAAACGTCGAAGAGTGTTATCATTTTGCTGGAGGAATTCGATCTGTTCTGTGCGCACCATAAACAAACGTTACTGTACAACCTTTTCGATGTGGCCCAGTCCGCCCAAGCCCCGATCTGTGTGGTTGGCGTGACGGCCCGATTGGACGTGGTTCAATTGTTAGAGAAGCGTGTAAAGTCACGGTTTTCCCATCGACAGATATTCCTTCAGTCGTTCGACACGGACTTTGATGCTCGCTTGAAGCTGTTCGAAGAATTGCTTAAGCTTCCGACGGAGCAAGATGTTCGAAAGTATAATGAAACACATCCTCGCATACCGCAGCAGATCATAGAGACTAACGAGGAGCTGGTGTTGTTGCGGAACGTCTTCGATCCACGAGAATTCAGCTTTTCCTCCAAATGGGCCACACAATGGAATCGACAGATAGTGGCACTCGTCAAGAATCCTTCAGTTCGGACAGCTCTGCAGCTGATCTACGATTACGAGGTGATCGAGGGACCGTTCCGAATGCTGCTGTTTGAGCTGGTGAGCGCATTGGACGAGGAGAATCCGGCCATCACGTGCGAATGGATTCAGCAGCTCGCGAAAAGTTACGAGGCGGACGATAAGGTAGCGCTCGTGGCAGGACTGTCGGCACTCGAGATCTGTCTGCTGGTGGCGATGAAGCACCACTCGGAGATCTACGATCGCGATCCGTTCAACTTTGAAATGATCCTGACACGATTCGGGAAGTTTGCGAACGCCAGCTCGACAATGCAGGGCGTGGAGCGAGCCGTTTCGTTGAAGGCTTTCGAGCACCTGAAGGGGCTAGAACTGATCGCCCCGCTTCCGGGTGGTGGGTCATCCAAGGTGCAGAAAGAATATCAGCTCCACCGGTTACTGCTAACGTATGGACAGATCAATCAGGCCGTCCAACGTATGGCGTTCCTGCCGACAGAGATCACCCAGTGGGCGCAAAGTTCACTAATATGA